A part of Paenibacillus sp. 481 genomic DNA contains:
- a CDS encoding serine hydrolase domain-containing protein — translation MAKRQWIVTLALSTFFAGSFSSFGPVYSTAHALNTEETPRSNITEDIQSLSSPDIFEQNDSEGSHFEETQFAVTAATYDPTAFLTLFDKDKIVHNFRSMHKVFPSRIVRNDLHHVYKFKKALRKVPNFTYTYNGQARTFKDLLQRTGTTGLLVLENDKILIEKYYQGNTPKSLATSWSISKSITSALIGIAIDEGHIKNVNDPITDYLPELKQSGYNGVSIKHILNMASGVKYPNFDNEFMKVWHQELFVDKKSFNHKMTGLPADTVPSGTFVYKGSDTQVLGMLLLKVTGKHPSKYLEEKIWKPLGMESVAKWNTDMHGDDMTFAFLNATVRDYAKIGRLYLNNGNWNGKQIVSENWIKETYIASEGSPFYKYQWWIPMESNGTEIIANGIYGQTIYVNQKENIVLIKTSTDTVEEGLEEIVAFREIIRVLKQQPIPTNESN, via the coding sequence ATGGCCAAAAGGCAATGGATTGTCACACTTGCCCTGTCAACATTTTTTGCAGGGTCGTTCAGTTCGTTTGGTCCCGTTTATTCGACAGCACATGCATTAAACACCGAAGAGACACCGCGTTCTAACATCACGGAAGACATCCAATCGCTTAGCTCGCCTGACATATTTGAGCAAAATGACTCCGAAGGATCACATTTTGAAGAAACACAGTTCGCAGTAACAGCCGCAACTTATGACCCCACTGCATTTTTGACCCTGTTTGATAAAGATAAAATTGTACACAACTTCCGCTCCATGCATAAAGTATTCCCAAGTCGCATCGTACGAAACGATCTACATCACGTGTACAAATTCAAAAAAGCTCTCCGTAAAGTCCCTAATTTCACTTACACCTACAATGGACAAGCTCGCACATTCAAAGATTTACTCCAAAGAACAGGCACAACAGGCCTACTCGTGCTGGAAAACGACAAAATATTAATCGAGAAGTATTACCAAGGAAATACACCAAAATCGTTAGCTACATCATGGTCCATCTCCAAATCCATTACATCAGCTCTAATTGGCATCGCAATTGATGAAGGACATATTAAAAACGTAAACGATCCGATTACAGACTATTTGCCGGAATTAAAGCAATCAGGCTATAACGGCGTTTCAATTAAGCACATTTTAAATATGGCATCCGGTGTGAAGTACCCTAATTTTGATAACGAGTTTATGAAGGTATGGCATCAAGAATTGTTCGTAGACAAAAAATCATTTAACCATAAAATGACCGGACTCCCTGCCGATACTGTTCCCTCAGGTACGTTTGTATATAAAGGTTCAGACACCCAAGTTCTAGGTATGCTGCTCTTAAAAGTTACCGGTAAACATCCTTCTAAGTATTTAGAGGAAAAAATATGGAAGCCGTTAGGTATGGAAAGTGTCGCAAAATGGAACACAGACATGCACGGTGACGATATGACTTTCGCCTTTCTGAATGCGACAGTACGTGATTATGCAAAAATTGGTCGCCTGTATTTAAATAACGGCAATTGGAATGGGAAACAAATTGTTTCGGAAAACTGGATCAAGGAAACTTATATCGCCAGTGAGGGATCACCCTTTTATAAATATCAATGGTGGATTCCTATGGAAAGTAACGGCACAGAAATTATTGCAAACGGGATATATGGACAAACGATTTACGTGAACCAAAAAGAGAATATTGTCCTTATTAAAACGAGTACAGACACCGTGGAAGAAGGCTTAGAAGAGATCGTCGCCTTCCGCGAGATCATTAGAGTACTGAAACAACAGCCGATTCCTACAAACGAATCGAACTAA
- a CDS encoding carbohydrate ABC transporter permease, with protein MLDQSWGDRLFNAVNIAMLTIITLIVLYPLVFVLSASISNPEAVLNGAVWLWPQDINFDAYFKIFNNKDILIGYGNTILYTVLGTAINVVMTICAAYPLARKDLFGRNAITLLIVFTMFFSGGLIPTYLIIKQLGMLDSIWVMIIPNAVAVWNIIIMRTFFQQSIPPELEEAAMIDGSSHMQTLLRIVLPLSLPIIAVMVLFYAVSHWNSYFNALIYLDSRELFPLQLVLREIVIQSDAGDLVKLQSESAARMKMTVEGLKYAVLVVANLPVLLLYPFLQRYFVKGMMIGALKG; from the coding sequence ATGCTCGATCAATCTTGGGGAGATCGTCTATTTAACGCGGTTAATATCGCGATGCTAACTATCATTACACTTATCGTCCTATACCCGCTCGTATTCGTGCTTAGCGCCTCCATCAGCAATCCAGAGGCGGTATTGAACGGGGCGGTGTGGCTGTGGCCGCAAGATATTAACTTTGACGCCTATTTCAAAATTTTTAATAACAAAGATATCCTGATCGGATATGGCAACACCATTCTGTACACCGTGTTAGGCACTGCAATTAACGTGGTTATGACGATTTGCGCTGCGTATCCACTCGCACGCAAAGATTTGTTCGGACGGAATGCCATCACCCTACTCATCGTGTTTACGATGTTTTTTAGCGGGGGGCTAATTCCAACGTATTTAATCATTAAACAGCTAGGCATGCTGGACTCGATTTGGGTCATGATTATCCCGAACGCGGTGGCGGTGTGGAACATTATCATTATGCGTACCTTTTTTCAGCAGTCCATTCCGCCTGAACTGGAAGAGGCTGCGATGATCGATGGTAGCAGCCATATGCAAACGCTCCTCCGAATCGTACTTCCGTTGTCGCTGCCGATTATCGCGGTGATGGTCTTGTTCTACGCGGTTAGTCATTGGAATTCGTACTTCAACGCACTCATTTATTTAGACAGCAGGGAGCTGTTTCCACTCCAACTTGTCCTGCGCGAAATCGTTATTCAAAGTGATGCGGGTGATCTCGTGAAGCTGCAAAGTGAATCGGCAGCACGGATGAAAATGACCGTTGAGGGTTTGAAGTATGCCGTACTCGTTGTCGCGAATTTACCTGTGTTGCTGTTGTATCCTTTTTTGCAGCGTTATTTTGTGAAAGGCATGATGATTGGGGCATTAAAAGGGTAG
- a CDS encoding NCS2 family permease produces the protein MERFFKIKEHGSSVRTEIMAGITTFMTMAYILAVNPNILTAFGKTGMEWYPVFLATAIAAGIFTIAMGLFVNFPVALAPGMGLNAYFATVVISSGGAISWQMALTAVFISGVIFFLLTITRIRQMLLDAVPDALKHAITVGIGLFITVVGLKNSGLLSVSVETVNDIPSGTFTPLQGFETVFGLGSFSDPNVLLTLIGLALISVLMILNVRGAILFGILGTTFAALFMGVVSLDNIDSVKTPWIPDFSQMNAFQFDFAGILGVGIVSIILTFTFVELFDTFGTLVGTANRAGFMKNKEEGNKRVGKAMFVDSVAVAGGAALGTSTVTAFVESSAGIAEGGRTGLTAVTTGICFLLSLFIAPLIALIPGSATSAALIVVGVLMMQAVREINFQDLVLGIPAFFTIAFMPFTYSIANGISFGILAYVLLAFVANVFGESRPKYRIHWLMWVLFVLVITRYVAMGGH, from the coding sequence ATGGAGCGCTTCTTCAAAATCAAGGAGCACGGTTCAAGTGTAAGAACAGAAATTATGGCTGGGATAACGACATTTATGACGATGGCCTACATCCTAGCAGTAAATCCGAACATTTTGACGGCTTTCGGCAAGACAGGTATGGAATGGTATCCGGTGTTTCTTGCGACCGCGATTGCGGCAGGCATTTTTACGATTGCGATGGGTCTTTTCGTTAACTTCCCTGTTGCTCTAGCGCCAGGTATGGGATTGAATGCATACTTTGCGACAGTTGTTATTTCGTCGGGTGGAGCAATTTCATGGCAGATGGCTTTAACCGCAGTGTTTATTTCAGGAGTTATCTTCTTTTTACTAACGATAACGCGAATTCGCCAAATGCTACTGGATGCCGTACCAGATGCATTAAAGCACGCAATCACCGTCGGCATTGGATTGTTCATCACCGTAGTGGGCTTGAAAAACAGTGGTCTTCTCTCCGTTTCCGTTGAAACGGTAAATGATATCCCTAGTGGTACGTTTACACCACTTCAAGGATTTGAAACAGTATTCGGACTTGGTAGCTTTAGTGATCCGAACGTACTTTTAACGCTGATCGGCTTAGCACTTATATCCGTATTGATGATATTGAATGTTCGTGGAGCGATTTTGTTCGGTATTTTAGGGACAACATTTGCGGCACTGTTTATGGGCGTTGTGAGCCTAGACAACATTGATAGCGTGAAGACGCCTTGGATACCAGATTTCTCGCAAATGAATGCCTTCCAATTTGATTTCGCAGGAATTCTAGGTGTAGGAATCGTTTCTATTATATTAACGTTCACCTTTGTTGAGTTGTTTGATACATTTGGGACATTAGTTGGGACGGCGAATCGTGCTGGCTTTATGAAAAATAAAGAAGAAGGCAACAAGCGCGTCGGCAAAGCGATGTTCGTCGATTCAGTTGCTGTTGCGGGCGGTGCTGCACTTGGAACGAGTACCGTAACGGCGTTCGTCGAAAGTTCCGCGGGTATAGCTGAGGGTGGTCGGACAGGCCTAACCGCAGTGACCACAGGCATCTGTTTCTTGCTTTCGCTGTTTATTGCGCCGCTAATTGCACTTATTCCAGGCTCCGCAACTTCAGCTGCGCTTATCGTAGTAGGCGTCTTGATGATGCAGGCTGTACGCGAAATTAACTTTCAAGACCTTGTGCTAGGCATTCCTGCTTTCTTCACGATAGCGTTCATGCCATTTACGTACAGCATCGCAAACGGTATTTCATTCGGTATCCTTGCTTATGTATTGCTCGCATTTGTAGCCAATGTGTTTGGTGAGAGTAGGCCAAAGTATCGTATTCACTGGTTAATGTGGGTTTTGTTCGTACTCGTAATTACTCGTTATGTAGCGATGGGCGGGCATTAA
- a CDS encoding GNAT family N-acetyltransferase, whose product MIQIRRAEQSDIPWVNEQYRQIGFVSSVWENEWIAIAEVNGVKAGIGRLVVIDAYNRELGGIYTLEAFRGQKIAHAIVSYLVEEARRYPEEHIYCIPFEQLQSFYGSFGFETIADTQAVHTEVMKKHEWCLGQYNDKTLLMKLY is encoded by the coding sequence ATGATTCAAATTAGACGAGCTGAACAATCAGACATACCGTGGGTCAATGAACAATACCGTCAAATTGGTTTTGTATCTTCTGTATGGGAGAATGAATGGATTGCTATAGCTGAGGTAAATGGAGTGAAAGCGGGCATAGGAAGATTAGTTGTCATTGATGCATATAATCGTGAACTTGGTGGAATATATACATTAGAAGCTTTTCGAGGGCAAAAGATTGCTCATGCAATCGTAAGTTACTTAGTTGAAGAGGCGAGGCGATATCCAGAAGAGCATATATACTGTATCCCGTTTGAACAGTTACAATCATTTTACGGTTCGTTTGGATTTGAGACCATAGCAGACACACAAGCAGTACATACTGAGGTTATGAAAAAGCACGAGTGGTGTTTAGGGCAGTATAACGATAAGACTCTGTTGATGAAACTATATTAA
- a CDS encoding Gfo/Idh/MocA family protein, with protein sequence MNQVRMAMIGARGRGGIAKYWHKPGGRSIVVGAADIYPDKLQAFQQEVNPDAFVTTDYRELLERDDIDAIAVTSPDFCHEEHAVAALRAGKHVFCEKPLAITVEGCDNILRAWQESGKHLMVGFNMRYMNMYRTMKEIVDSGVIGEIKAVWVRHFVGWGGYFYFHDWHANANNSTGLLLQKGSHDIDIIHWITGRYATKVSAFGGLDFYGGTKSNDLTCPACDERATCTEASPRHLIECAFREEVNVEDNNMVIMELEGGIKASYLQCHFTPDYQRNYTFIGTEGRLENNELENKVYVWTRRSNSARELSDRVYHVKESEGSHSGADPNICNDFIAMILDGKAPVATPLAGRMSVAVGCAATHSIRTGGGVVQVSPIPDFASLSKV encoded by the coding sequence ATGAATCAAGTCCGAATGGCTATGATTGGCGCACGTGGAAGAGGGGGGATCGCGAAGTATTGGCATAAGCCAGGTGGGCGATCAATCGTTGTCGGAGCGGCTGACATTTACCCTGATAAACTGCAAGCATTTCAGCAAGAAGTGAATCCAGATGCTTTTGTGACGACCGATTATCGGGAACTGTTGGAGCGTGACGACATTGATGCGATTGCTGTCACATCACCTGATTTCTGTCATGAAGAGCATGCTGTGGCGGCACTGCGTGCAGGTAAGCACGTATTTTGCGAGAAGCCGTTGGCGATTACGGTCGAAGGTTGCGACAACATTTTGCGTGCATGGCAAGAGTCGGGCAAACATCTGATGGTTGGATTCAACATGCGTTACATGAACATGTATCGAACGATGAAGGAAATCGTAGATTCTGGTGTGATTGGCGAAATAAAAGCAGTCTGGGTACGTCATTTCGTAGGCTGGGGCGGATACTTTTATTTTCATGATTGGCACGCGAATGCCAACAATTCGACAGGGCTGCTGTTGCAAAAAGGGTCGCACGACATCGACATCATCCATTGGATTACGGGGCGATACGCCACGAAAGTGTCGGCGTTTGGCGGACTGGACTTCTATGGCGGCACGAAGTCGAACGATTTGACTTGTCCGGCATGTGACGAGCGCGCAACGTGTACGGAGGCGAGTCCACGACATCTTATCGAGTGCGCCTTCCGCGAAGAAGTAAACGTAGAGGACAACAATATGGTCATTATGGAGCTGGAGGGAGGAATTAAAGCTTCCTACTTGCAGTGCCATTTTACACCGGACTATCAGCGGAACTACACGTTTATCGGCACAGAAGGCAGACTTGAAAATAACGAGCTCGAGAACAAGGTTTACGTCTGGACGCGTCGCTCGAATAGTGCGCGAGAACTGTCGGATCGCGTCTACCACGTGAAGGAGTCTGAAGGCTCGCACAGCGGTGCTGATCCGAATATTTGCAATGATTTTATTGCTATGATTTTAGATGGAAAAGCTCCAGTCGCTACGCCGTTAGCAGGACGAATGAGTGTCGCGGTAGGTTGTGCGGCTACCCACTCCATTCGTACAGGGGGCGGAGTGGTGCAAGTATCGCCAATACCTGATTTTGCTTCGCTTTCGAAAGTGTAA
- a CDS encoding ABC transporter permease, whose translation MTTMSKKGSVWRSIKKNWQLYMLISPVLLYFIVFHYLPMYGVQIAFKDFMANKGIWDSPWVGFKHFARFFDSYFFERLMINTLTISFYTLLLSFPIPILLALMVNEVQSTRFKKIVQTVTYAPHFLSIVVVVGMMFIFLHPSTGIVNHMIVFFGGEPIRFMTDPNWFKTLYVFSDVWQTTGWSSIIYLAALSGVDHQLHEAATMDGANKMQRIWYINLPSIAPTIIILLILNLGSVMAVGFEKIFLMQNSLNMASSDVISTYVYRAGILDAQYSFSAAIGLFNSVVNFALLIVVNYVARRVNQTSLW comes from the coding sequence ATGACCACAATGAGCAAAAAAGGTAGCGTTTGGCGTTCCATCAAAAAGAATTGGCAATTGTATATGTTAATTTCCCCCGTCCTTTTGTATTTTATCGTCTTTCATTATTTGCCGATGTACGGCGTGCAAATTGCCTTTAAGGATTTTATGGCCAATAAGGGCATATGGGACAGCCCTTGGGTTGGATTCAAGCACTTTGCCCGGTTCTTTGATAGCTATTTCTTCGAAAGACTTATGATCAACACCTTAACGATCAGCTTCTACACGCTGCTTTTAAGCTTTCCCATCCCAATCTTGCTTGCCCTAATGGTGAACGAAGTCCAATCAACTCGTTTTAAAAAAATCGTACAAACCGTTACCTACGCCCCTCATTTTCTATCTATCGTCGTCGTTGTCGGCATGATGTTTATTTTTCTTCATCCCAGTACAGGTATCGTCAATCATATGATCGTTTTCTTTGGTGGAGAGCCGATTCGATTCATGACTGACCCAAACTGGTTCAAAACGCTCTACGTTTTTTCGGACGTATGGCAGACGACGGGGTGGAGCTCCATCATTTATTTGGCCGCGTTGTCAGGCGTCGATCATCAGTTGCATGAAGCGGCAACGATGGATGGAGCTAACAAGATGCAGCGCATTTGGTACATTAATTTACCTAGTATTGCCCCGACAATTATCATTTTGCTCATTCTCAACTTAGGCAGCGTTATGGCAGTTGGCTTTGAAAAGATTTTTCTGATGCAAAATTCACTCAACATGGCAAGCTCGGACGTCATTTCCACTTACGTCTATCGCGCGGGGATTCTTGATGCCCAATATAGCTTTTCGGCGGCTATCGGTTTGTTCAATTCTGTTGTCAACTTTGCGTTGCTTATTGTTGTGAACTACGTTGCACGTCGCGTAAACCAAACGAGCCTATGGTAA
- the guaA gene encoding glutamine-hydrolyzing GMP synthase: MTKPNEMIVVLDFGGQYNQLIARRIRDLGVYSELIAFNTSVERIKELNPKGIVFSGGPASVYEENSPLVDPAIYDLGLPIFGICYGMQMMSHQLQGKVERAGKREYGKADVTFQPDSALAEGLEANQTVWMSHTDLVTETPAGFRVDASTEHAPIAAMSHAEKRFFAVQFHPEVRHSVYGNDMIRNFLYNICGCEGNWSMETFVEDKIREIRETVGDRNVLCALSGGVDSSVVAMLIHRAIGDQLTCMFIDHGLLRKGEAEGVMDTFVGKFDMKVVKIDARERFMSKLAGVSDPEQKRKIIGNEFIYCFDEESAKLGDFAFLAQGTLYTDIVESGTATAQTIKSHHNVGGLPEDMKFKLIEPLSTLFKDEVRKVGEELGLPRAIVWRQPFPGPGLAIRVLGEVTEDKLVIVRESDAILREEIAKAGLDNEIWQYFTALPDMKSVGVMGDARTYSYTVGIRAVTSIDGMTADWARIPWDILEKISVRIVNEVENVNRIVYDVTSKPPATIEWE, encoded by the coding sequence ATGACTAAGCCAAATGAAATGATCGTTGTCCTCGATTTCGGTGGACAGTACAACCAGCTTATTGCACGTCGTATCCGCGATTTGGGCGTATACAGCGAACTGATTGCTTTTAACACATCTGTAGAACGCATTAAGGAGCTGAATCCGAAGGGCATTGTCTTTTCAGGTGGTCCGGCGAGTGTGTATGAAGAGAACTCGCCATTAGTGGACCCGGCTATCTATGATTTAGGCCTTCCTATTTTCGGTATTTGCTACGGAATGCAAATGATGTCGCATCAATTGCAGGGCAAGGTAGAACGCGCGGGCAAGCGTGAGTACGGAAAAGCGGACGTTACCTTCCAACCCGACAGTGCGTTGGCAGAAGGTTTGGAAGCGAACCAAACGGTGTGGATGAGCCACACGGACTTGGTTACTGAAACTCCGGCGGGCTTCCGTGTTGACGCAAGCACGGAGCATGCTCCGATTGCGGCAATGAGCCACGCAGAGAAGCGTTTCTTCGCGGTGCAATTCCACCCAGAAGTGCGTCACTCTGTGTACGGCAACGACATGATTCGCAACTTCTTGTATAACATTTGCGGTTGCGAAGGCAACTGGAGTATGGAAACGTTTGTCGAAGACAAGATTCGCGAAATTCGCGAAACAGTCGGCGATCGTAACGTGTTGTGCGCCTTGAGCGGCGGCGTTGACTCTTCGGTTGTTGCGATGCTGATTCACCGCGCAATTGGCGATCAACTGACATGTATGTTTATTGACCATGGCTTGCTGCGTAAGGGCGAAGCTGAAGGTGTAATGGACACGTTTGTTGGTAAGTTCGATATGAAAGTAGTTAAGATCGATGCTCGCGAGCGTTTTATGAGCAAGCTTGCAGGTGTATCTGATCCTGAGCAGAAACGTAAAATTATCGGTAACGAGTTTATTTACTGCTTCGATGAAGAATCGGCGAAGCTCGGTGATTTTGCATTCTTGGCGCAAGGCACACTGTACACGGATATCGTAGAAAGTGGTACGGCAACAGCGCAAACGATCAAATCGCACCACAATGTAGGCGGTTTGCCAGAAGATATGAAGTTCAAATTGATCGAGCCTTTGAGCACGTTGTTCAAAGACGAAGTGCGTAAAGTCGGCGAAGAGCTTGGCTTGCCACGCGCTATCGTATGGCGTCAGCCGTTCCCAGGACCAGGTTTGGCGATTCGTGTCTTGGGCGAAGTAACAGAGGACAAGCTTGTAATCGTACGTGAATCCGATGCTATCTTGCGCGAGGAAATCGCAAAAGCGGGCTTGGACAACGAGATCTGGCAATACTTCACGGCCTTGCCTGATATGAAGAGTGTCGGCGTAATGGGCGATGCGCGCACGTATTCCTACACAGTAGGTATCCGCGCGGTTACATCCATCGACGGCATGACAGCAGACTGGGCACGTATTCCGTGGGATATTCTTGAGAAGATTTCCGTGCGTATCGTGAACGAGGTTGAGAACGTTAACCGTATCGTGTACGACGTAACATCGAAGCCACCGGCTACGATCGAGTGGGAATAG
- a CDS encoding extracellular solute-binding protein: MRATSVSYPKRVKKVGLMLLCSVMMMSFVLTACSKGSNSGADVPAAAQSSEQRLAQLNVEGMPIAKEKLTMSAFAAKFYASADWNKLMLWEQYEKLSNVHIKWETVQIDSLKEKRNIKLAGGEYPEIFFASAFSRSDLIKYGSQGTFIKLDDLIDTHAPNFKRIMEQYPIVKKGITMPDGSIYGLPTIFDPAFKSLYMGTPWMKQEWLRKLNMQPPTTLVELHAVLKAMKEKDPNGNGKPDEIPWGSRGVKQMINFLKGTYGFNKNGIANEHVDLDPKTGKLRFIPTNERYKELLQYMHTLYRDGLLDQETFTMKETDIAAKASQGLYGFLDGVDPAAIYNQKGFIGMPVLKGPSGERLATNVGSPLGNTGMFVLTDKAKHPEAAMRWIDHLYSDEGVKMFFMGFEGVTYKQKADGEFEYVEALRNNPDGLNLDQAISQYLTWPGGYYPGIVKQRFFKGAEGYPSSIANAKQAEPFTIKMDEVWPVFNFTPEEQEELMTIQTDIHTYIDEMRDKFITGAASFEEWDNYVAQISSMKVERYVAIYAAAYERFKAAN, translated from the coding sequence ATGCGTGCAACGAGTGTGTCCTATCCAAAACGCGTCAAAAAAGTCGGTCTCATGCTGCTATGTAGCGTGATGATGATGTCATTCGTGCTTACTGCTTGTAGTAAAGGCTCAAATAGTGGAGCAGATGTTCCAGCAGCTGCGCAATCGAGTGAACAGCGGCTCGCGCAGCTTAATGTGGAAGGGATGCCTATCGCGAAGGAAAAGCTGACGATGAGTGCGTTTGCGGCCAAATTTTATGCCTCGGCAGATTGGAACAAGCTTATGTTGTGGGAACAGTACGAGAAGCTGTCCAACGTTCATATCAAGTGGGAAACGGTGCAGATCGACAGTTTGAAAGAGAAGCGTAACATTAAGCTTGCAGGCGGAGAATATCCGGAAATCTTTTTCGCGTCTGCCTTTTCGCGAAGTGATCTTATCAAGTACGGAAGTCAGGGGACTTTCATCAAGTTGGATGACCTTATTGATACACATGCGCCCAACTTCAAACGAATCATGGAGCAATATCCGATTGTCAAAAAAGGTATCACGATGCCAGACGGCAGCATTTACGGGCTGCCGACCATCTTTGATCCGGCCTTTAAATCGCTATACATGGGCACGCCATGGATGAAGCAGGAATGGCTGCGCAAGCTGAACATGCAGCCACCGACTACTCTTGTTGAGCTGCACGCGGTCTTAAAAGCAATGAAGGAAAAAGACCCAAACGGCAACGGCAAACCAGATGAAATTCCGTGGGGCTCGCGCGGTGTGAAACAGATGATTAACTTCCTGAAAGGCACCTACGGTTTCAACAAAAATGGGATCGCGAATGAGCACGTTGATCTTGATCCTAAGACGGGCAAGCTGCGCTTTATTCCAACGAATGAGCGCTATAAAGAGCTACTGCAATATATGCATACACTGTACCGCGATGGGCTGCTCGATCAGGAGACGTTTACGATGAAGGAAACGGATATCGCTGCCAAGGCGAGCCAAGGACTTTATGGCTTCCTAGACGGCGTAGACCCTGCGGCTATCTACAATCAAAAAGGGTTTATAGGCATGCCTGTGCTTAAAGGCCCTTCCGGAGAACGCCTAGCGACAAATGTCGGCTCGCCGCTTGGAAATACGGGCATGTTTGTGTTGACGGACAAAGCGAAGCATCCAGAGGCAGCCATGCGCTGGATCGATCATTTATACAGTGACGAGGGAGTGAAGATGTTCTTTATGGGCTTCGAGGGTGTCACCTACAAGCAGAAAGCCGACGGTGAGTTTGAATACGTGGAAGCGCTCCGGAACAATCCAGATGGCTTGAACTTGGATCAGGCGATTAGTCAGTACTTAACGTGGCCTGGTGGGTACTACCCGGGCATCGTGAAGCAACGCTTTTTCAAAGGGGCAGAAGGATACCCAAGTTCCATTGCTAACGCTAAACAAGCTGAACCGTTTACGATCAAGATGGACGAAGTATGGCCTGTCTTTAACTTTACGCCTGAAGAGCAGGAAGAGCTGATGACAATCCAGACTGATATTCATACGTATATCGATGAAATGCGAGATAAATTTATAACGGGTGCGGCTAGCTTCGAGGAGTGGGACAATTATGTTGCACAAATCAGCAGTATGAAAGTTGAGCGCTACGTAGCTATTTACGCTGCTGCTTACGAACGATTTAAGGCGGCTAACTAA